One stretch of Tenacibaculum sp. MAR_2010_89 DNA includes these proteins:
- a CDS encoding phage tail protein, with translation MSVLYPFSKFSFAVDFGGAKFNCTEVSGLTFENKMIEYRGGADREYHKSKQPGLFEYANITIKRGIFADKSKEFYEQWAKTVYLQEGGAQFRGDLTISLLDENGDASVNWKCTNAYLAKLSDTDLKADGNEIAIQSAEFVIEKLTMID, from the coding sequence ATGTCAGTATTATATCCATTTAGTAAATTTTCCTTCGCTGTAGATTTTGGAGGGGCTAAATTTAACTGTACAGAGGTTTCAGGGTTAACCTTTGAAAATAAAATGATTGAGTACCGTGGAGGAGCGGATAGAGAGTATCATAAATCTAAACAACCTGGGTTATTTGAGTATGCTAACATTACTATAAAGAGAGGAATATTTGCAGATAAAAGTAAAGAGTTTTATGAGCAATGGGCTAAAACTGTATACCTACAAGAAGGAGGTGCTCAGTTTAGAGGAGACTTAACTATTAGTTTATTAGATGAAAACGGAGATGCATCTGTAAACTGGAAATGTACAAATGCATATTTGGCTAAACTTTCTGATACAGATTTAAAAGCAGATGGTAATGAAATAGCTATACAAAGCGCTGAATTTGTAATAGAAAAATTAACAATGATAGATTAA
- a CDS encoding phage tail protein, with translation MFSYYPPVGFSFKVEFETIPTSQGDNSFQSVSGLSVDLETEEIAEGGENRFKHKIPVRSKYPNLVLKRGVLVNSEVIKWCKKALENFEIQPVNINVMLLGEDHQAIQTWNIVHAYPVKWNVGDFNAEESKLVIETLELTYNYFKVT, from the coding sequence ATGTTTAGTTACTATCCACCAGTAGGCTTTAGTTTTAAAGTAGAGTTTGAAACAATTCCAACTTCACAAGGAGACAACTCATTTCAATCAGTTTCAGGGCTCTCAGTAGACCTTGAAACTGAAGAAATTGCTGAAGGTGGAGAAAATAGATTTAAGCATAAAATACCAGTACGCTCAAAATACCCAAATTTAGTTTTAAAAAGAGGAGTTCTAGTAAATTCTGAGGTTATTAAATGGTGCAAGAAAGCATTAGAAAACTTTGAAATTCAACCAGTAAATATAAATGTTATGTTGCTTGGAGAAGATCATCAAGCTATCCAAACTTGGAACATAGTTCATGCATATCCAGTTAAATGGAATGTGGGCGACTTTAATGCTGAAGAAAGTAAACTTGTAATAGAAACTCTTGAATTAACGTATAATTATTTTAAAGTAACCTAA
- a CDS encoding DUF5908 family protein, whose product MPITIKELHIKINVDEKPEIQGQASGTNISNTAAIVATCVEEVMDILERQKQR is encoded by the coding sequence ATGCCAATTACTATTAAAGAATTACATATTAAAATAAATGTAGATGAAAAGCCTGAAATACAAGGACAGGCTAGTGGAACAAATATTAGTAATACTGCAGCCATAGTTGCAACTTGTGTAGAGGAAGTAATGGATATTCTTGAAAGACAAAAACAACGATAA
- the vgrG gene encoding type VI secretion system tip protein VgrG, which produces MNSTGTIQTSKSADLTTFKILVEGEELSKIYEVKSITVSKEVNKIPTAQIILIDGDASKRDFKLSNENLLIPGKEIELTAGYHSDEETIFKGIVIKHNLRIRAHSAQLVIECKDEAVKMTMGRKSKYFYESKDSDIFEEIIGEYGLSKEVESTNHSHPELVQYNASDWDFLVSRAQANGKLCFVDDGTVTIAKPNIGQSEIETVTFGGSLLDFDAEIDARHQVKKVAAYSWNHTDQELVEVEGKDPGVTLNGNLSVSDLNKIIDLENLELRHGGGITDTELQDWADAKWLFQQLAKVRGRVKFQGIPSVKPNTILKLEGVGDRFNGNVYVTGVQHVISNGNWVSNAQFGLSTEWFSETFEISSKPASGLLPAIQGLQIGVVSQLEEDPDGEDRILVQIPIINNEEEGIWCRVASPDAGENRGVFFRPEIGDEVIVGFINQDPNDAIVLGMLHSSAKPSPITATDDNHEKGIITRSEMKVLFDDDKKIITIETPAGKIISLDEDENTITIEDDNSNVITINSDGISMESAGDISLKASGDVSIEGTNVSLTANAEFKAEGSAGAELSTSAIAVLKGSLVQIN; this is translated from the coding sequence ATGAATAGTACAGGAACCATACAAACTTCAAAAAGTGCTGATTTAACCACTTTTAAAATACTTGTTGAAGGAGAAGAATTGTCAAAAATATATGAGGTAAAAAGCATCACTGTTTCTAAAGAGGTAAATAAAATACCAACGGCTCAAATTATTTTAATTGATGGAGATGCTTCAAAACGAGATTTTAAATTAAGTAATGAAAACTTACTTATTCCAGGGAAAGAGATTGAACTTACAGCTGGTTATCATTCAGATGAAGAAACTATTTTTAAAGGAATTGTGATTAAACATAATTTAAGAATTAGGGCTCATTCAGCACAGTTAGTTATTGAATGTAAAGATGAAGCTGTAAAAATGACGATGGGTAGAAAAAGTAAATATTTCTACGAAAGCAAAGACAGTGATATTTTTGAAGAAATTATTGGTGAATATGGACTATCTAAAGAAGTTGAATCAACAAATCATTCTCACCCTGAATTAGTTCAGTATAATGCTTCAGATTGGGATTTTTTAGTTTCAAGAGCTCAAGCCAATGGAAAGCTATGCTTTGTAGATGATGGAACTGTGACTATAGCAAAACCAAACATTGGTCAATCTGAAATAGAAACAGTAACCTTTGGAGGTTCACTTTTAGATTTTGATGCAGAAATAGATGCTCGTCATCAAGTTAAAAAAGTGGCTGCTTATAGTTGGAATCATACAGATCAAGAATTAGTTGAGGTTGAAGGTAAAGATCCAGGAGTTACGTTAAACGGAAATTTATCAGTTTCTGATTTAAACAAAATTATAGATTTAGAAAACTTAGAACTTAGGCATGGAGGAGGTATTACAGATACTGAATTACAAGATTGGGCAGATGCAAAATGGTTATTTCAACAATTAGCAAAAGTAAGAGGTAGAGTGAAATTTCAAGGAATTCCATCGGTAAAGCCTAATACAATTTTAAAATTAGAAGGAGTTGGTGATCGCTTTAACGGTAATGTTTACGTAACTGGTGTACAACATGTTATTTCTAATGGAAATTGGGTATCGAATGCTCAATTTGGATTGTCAACAGAGTGGTTTTCTGAAACTTTTGAAATTTCTTCAAAACCAGCATCAGGATTATTACCAGCAATTCAAGGATTGCAAATAGGTGTTGTTTCTCAATTAGAAGAAGACCCTGATGGTGAAGATAGGATTTTAGTGCAAATTCCAATTATTAATAATGAAGAAGAAGGTATTTGGTGTAGAGTTGCTTCACCAGATGCTGGAGAAAATAGAGGTGTTTTTTTTCGACCAGAAATAGGAGATGAAGTTATAGTAGGTTTTATTAATCAAGACCCTAATGATGCTATTGTTTTAGGAATGTTGCATAGTAGTGCTAAACCTTCGCCAATAACAGCTACAGATGATAATCATGAAAAAGGAATTATTACAAGAAGCGAAATGAAAGTATTGTTTGATGATGATAAGAAGATAATTACTATTGAAACACCAGCAGGAAAAATTATATCTCTTGATGAAGATGAAAACACTATAACTATTGAAGATGATAATTCAAATGTAATTACTATAAATAGTGATGGTATATCAATGGAAAGTGCAGGAGATATTTCTTTAAAAGCTTCTGGAGATGTTTCTATTGAAGGAACTAATGTGAGTTTAACGGCAAATGCTGAATTCAAAGCTGAAGGGAGTGCAGGAGCAGAGTTATCAACTAGTGCGATAGCAGTTTTAAAAGGATCATTAGTACAAATAAATTAA